The genomic segment GGTCATGGCGGCCATAACCGCCGTGCTCATCCGTGGCGTCGAAGAGAGCGCCAGAACGAACACGGTCGTGGTCGCGGTGAAACTCGGCGTCGTCCTGTTCGTGCTGCTGGTCGGCGTCGGGTTCGTGGACCGGGTGAACTGGGTCAGTTTTCCGCCGCCGGGCGACCCGGCCGGCAGCGGGTTCCTGCCGTTCGGGTGGGCCGGAGTCATGACCGGAGCGGCGATGGTCTTCTTCGCCTACATCGGGTTCGACGCGGTTTCGACGCACGCCGAAGAAGCCATTGACCCCGGCCGCAGTTTGCCCCGCGGAATTCTCGTGTCACTCGTGGTTTGCACGGTGCTGTACATCGCCGTGGCGGCGGTACTGGTGGGAATGGTGCCGTGGGTGCGGATCGCGCCGCTCGCTCCCGTGGCGGCCGCGTTCGCGGGCGTCGGGATGCCGTGGGCGGCCGTGGTCATCGACTTCGGGGCGCTCGCGGGGATGACGAGCGTCCTCCTCGTGACGTTCTCGGGGCAAGCCCGCATCTTCCGGGCGATGGCCCGTGACGGCCTGTTGCCGAAGGGGCTGTTCGCCGCGGAGCACCCGAAGTTCCGCACCCCGGTCCGCTCCCTCGTCCTGACCGGGACCGTCGCGGGCCTGACGGCGGCGCTCGTCCCGCACGGCGTGCTGCTGGAAATGGTGTCCATCGGGACGCTCATGGCGTTCGCGATCGTGTGCGCCGCCGTGATGGTCCTGCGGACCACGCACCCGGGGGCGGCGCGGCCGTTCCGCTGCCCGGCCGTGTACGTCGTCGCCCCGCTCGGGATCTTCGTGAACGCGGCGATGATGGTCGCCTTGCCGGTCGAGACGTGGCTCCGACTGGTGGTGTGGCTCGTGGTCGGGCTCGGCGTGTATTTCGGCTACGGCGCGCGGCACAGCGCCGCGCGGCGGCGGGGCTCGGGCCCGGGGGGCGCGCCCGGCCCCGATCGCCCGTAACGGAGCTTCTCGCGGGTGGTGGGCGGCTCCCGCCCATATAACATACCTGTCCTCATCTCACTTTCGGATGGCCGCATGCGCTGGTCTATCGTCCGGTTGATCGCCGCGCGCGAGGTGCGCGACCAGTTGCGGGACCGCCGCACGCTGTTCCTCATCCTCGGCCTGCCGATCCTCATGTACCCGCTGTTCGTCGGGGTCGGCATCCTGTTCGTCACCGCGCTGAAGGAGAAGAAGCTGGTGGTCGGCGTGGCCGGCGCGGACCGGCTGCCGCAGCCGAAGCCGGACCTCACGCCCACGCCCGGGCTCGGCGGCGCCGCCGCGCGCGCGCAGCTCATGCGCGTGTACCCGCCGCTGCTCGGCGAGAACGGGCAGTTCGCGCCGCGCTACGCCGCCGACGCCCCGGACGCCGCCCCGCTCCTCGCCCGGGTGCTCGACACCGCCGAGGAACCGGAACTGCGGGCGCTCCTGGACGCGCGGCAGGTGGACGCCGTCGTGGTGGTGGCCCCGGACGCGGCGGCGAAACTGGAGCGCGGCGAGCGGCCGGAGGTGCGCGTGCTGGGCCGCGACGGCGAGGAGAACTCGAAGCTCGCCGTGCAGCGCGTCACCGCCGTGCTGCACCGCTGGGCGGACGACGTGAAGGCCGTGAAGTTCGCGCGCAAGAACCTGCCCCCCGACTTCGACCGGCCCGTCGAGATCCGCGACCCGCAGTCCGAAAAGACCACCGAGAAGAAGGTCGCGGACGAGCTGCGCGACATGCTGGTGAAGGTGATCCCGTTCCTGCTGGTGATGTGGATGCTCACCGGCTCCATCTACCCGGCCATCGACATGACGGCCGGGGAGAAGGAGCGCGGCACGATGGAGACGCTGCTCATCAGCCCGGCCGAGCGGACCGAGATCGTGGCCGGGAAGTTCTTCGCCACCGCGTTCTTCGGGTTCGGTACGGCCATGTGGAACGTGCTGCTCATGGTGGTCGCGGTGGCGATCGCCCCGCTCCTCGCCCCGACGCTGGGGTACGGCCTGGTGTCCCTCCCGGGGCTGATCGCGTGCGTGCTGGCGGCGGTGCCGCTGGCGATGCTGTTCGCCGCCACGGCGCTGTCGCTGGGCATCTTCGCCCGCAGCACCAAGGAGGGGAACTACTACATGGTGCCGCTGTTCTTCGTGGTGCTGCCGCTGTCGTACTGGAGCATGACGCCCGGCATCGAGCTGGACGGGTTCACGCGCTGGGTGCCGCTGGCGAACGCGCTGCTGTTCCAGCAGCGGCTCATGTCGGTGCGGCAGGACGCGTTCCCGTGGCAGCACGTGCCCGCCGTGTTCGGCACCCTCGCGCTGTGTGTGACGGTCGCGCTCTGGGCCGCGGTCCAACAGTTCCACCGCGAGAACGTACTGTTCCGCGAGACACAAGGGGCCGGGCGGAAGTGGTCGCTGTTCGGCAAGAAGTCGTCGTGACGCCCCACGCGACTGTGCTGAAATGGGCGCGGCCCATCAACAAAGCCGTCTCACGTGGTCGGGTCGCGATTCGTCAAGCCGACGCCAGGGGCGCAAACCCCTGGTCTGAGGAGGTGGGGAGCCGCTTGAAAACGCGGGTCGATCATTTTTCCCGCAATTACTTCACGAGACCGAGCGGTCGTCCGATTCCAACAGGTCAACTCCGGCAGACACCAGCCCCCTGTAATACACACAACTCAAAACCCTTACAGCACAGCCAGAAACCAGTACTGAAATCGGCGCCCGCGATTGTCCGGCGCGCGGGCGGCGCATATGTCATACTGTGCTACACGCTGTCTCGCGCGGGGCCCGTCCGATGACCACCACAAACGGCTCGCCCAAGTACGTCGATGTGGCCGAAACCTTGGAATTGCAGATCCGCGAAGGGAAATGGGAAGGGGGCAGGATGCCCAGCGTCCGCGGGATCGCTGAGCAACACAGCGTCAGCGTCGTCACCGCCTCGCGCGCGATCCAGATCCTGCGGGACAAGGGGCTGATCCAGACCGTCCAGCGGTCCGGGTGCTACCGCGTCGCGCCGCCCTCGGCCGACCGCTGGGCACTGGTGCTGCGCATCACCCCGGGCCCGTGGCAGAAGGCCACCCTCGGCATGTCGCGGCTCGGGTTCGAGTCGCTCGCCCGCCGCGAGCCGATGCACCTGGAGCCGGACGCCGTCCCGCTCGCCCTGGGCATGTCGGAGGCGGACGTGCGCGCGGGCGTTCGGGCGGCGCGGGCGAACGGCGTCGGCGGCGTGTTCTTCCTGCCGTCGCGGTACAGCGACGAGGAGATGCGGCTGGACGAGCGGTTCCTGGCCGCGTGCCGGGCCGAGTCGGTCCCGGTGGTCATCATGGAGCGGAACCTGCGCGGGACCAACCGCGACCTGGAGTACGACCTCGTCGCGGGGGACGACCTCGACGGGGCCGCCCGCGCCACCCGCCACCTGCTCGACCTCGGCCGCAGGCGGGTGGCCGTCGTCGTCGGCTCGCCGACCAGCAGCCACAACGACCGCGTGGCCGGCTACCTGCACGCCCTGCACACCGCGGCGCAGGACGCGAGCGGCCGGGCGGCCGAACTGAAACCGGTCGTGCTGTACCAGAGCCACGACCTGCCCACCCGCGACTCCTACGTCCGGCTGGCCGATCAGGTGCGCAAGTTGCGCCTGGACGGCGTCGTGTGCTACCAGGACTACACGGCGATGGGCCTGATCATCGAGCTGCTCGCCCGCGGCACGAAGGTGCCCGACGACGTGGCCGTGACCGGGTTCGACGACCTGCCCATCGGCAACCTGTTCACCATCGGCATCACCACGTACACCTACCCGTCCGAAGGAATGGCCGAACAGGCGGTGCGGCTCATGCGCGAGCGCATGAAGGACCCCGCGCGCCCGCCGCTCAAAGTGGTCGTGCCGGGCCGGCTGATCGTTCGCGAGAGTTCGGCCGGCGCCGCCGCCCCCCGCACCGCCAACGGAGGCTGACCGAGTGACGACCGAAGCGCAGCGTGTGGACGTGGCGGTGGTCGGTGCCGGCATCGTCGGCCTGGCGTTCGCGTGGGAGGCGGCCCGCCGCGGGCGCTCCGTCGTTCTCTTCGACCGGACCGCCAAGCCGCAGGGCGCGTCGGTCCGCAACTTCGGCATGATCTGGCCCATCGGCCAGCCGCCGGGGGCGGACTACCGCCGCGCGATCAAGAGCCGGGCGCGCTGGCTGGAACTCGGGGCCGAGGCCGGCGTGTGGGCCGCGGAGTGCGGGTCGCTCCACGCCGCCTACCGGGCCGACGAGGACGCGGTCCTCCGCGAGTTCGCCGCCGCCGCCCCGGCCCTCGGCGTCGCGTGCGAGTACCTGCCCGCGGCGGACGCGGCCCGGCGGTTCCCCGCCGTCCGGCCCGACGGCCTCCTGGGCGCGCTGTACAGCCCGACCGAACTCGCCGTGAACCCGCCCGCCGCCGTCGCGCGGCTCCCGCACTTCCTCGCCGAATCGCTCGGGGTGCGGCTGCGGCTCGGGGTCACGGTCGCCGGTATCGAGATGCCGCGGGTGCGCACGGCCGGCGGCGAAACGTGGCACGCCGACCGCGTGTTCGTCTGCTCCGGCACCGAATTCGAGACGCTGTTCCCCGACGCGTTCGCGGCCAGCGGCATCCGGCGGTGCAAGCTCCAGATGATGCGGACCGGCCCGCAGCCGGGCGGCTGGCGGCTCGGCCCGCACCTCGCCGGCGGCCTGACGCTGTGCCACTACAAATCGTTCGAGGTGTGCGACACACTCCCCGCGGTCAAAGCCCGCGTGGCGGCCGAAATGGCGGATTACGTCAAGTACGGCATCCACGTCATGGCGTCCCAGACCGACCGCGGCGAGGTGATCATCGGCGACTCGCACGAGTACGACGGGGACATCGAGCTGTTCGACAAGCCGGAGATCGACGCCCTCGTCCTGAGTTACCTGCGGACCATGCTGCGCCTGCCGGACTGGCAGATCGCGGCCCGCTGGCACGGGGTGTACGCGAAGCACCCGACGAAGGGGTTCGTGACGACCGAGCCGCAGCCGGGGTGCGTGATCGCCGTGGCGCCCGGCGGCGCCGGGATGACGCTGTCCTTCGGCATCGCGGAAGAGTGGTGGGGGGCGAACGAATGACGCCGGGTGACGTACTGGCCCGCGCCGGCCGCCTGTTCGCCGAGCGCGGCGGCGCCGAGTACCACGGCGAGGCCGTGACTCAGCTCGAACACGCGCTCCAGTGCGCCGCCCTGGCCGAACGGGACGGGCGCCCGGCCGCGTGGGTCGTGGCGGCGCTGCTGCACGACGTCGGGCACCTGCTGCACGGCCACGGTGAGGCGCACCTCGCCGACGGCATCGACGACGACCACGAAGAACTCGGCGCCCGGTTCCTGGCGCGGGCGTTCGGGCCGGCGGTGACCGAGCCCATCCGGATGCACGTGCCCGCGAAGCGGTACCTGTGCGCCGCGCGGGCCGGGTACCGGGAGGGGCTGTCGCCGGCGTCGGTGCGCAGCCTCGAACTCCAGGGCGGCCCGATGACCGCCGCCGAGGCCGCCGCGTTCGAGGCGCACCCGCACTTCGCCGCGGCCGTGCAGCTCCGCGAGTACGACGACCGCGCGAAGGTGGTCGGCCTCGCCACCCCGCCGTTCGACCACTTCCTCACTTATTTGGAGCGGTGCCTCCGTGCCGACCGATCCGCTTGAGATCCGGCTCGCCGTCCTCGACTGGGCCGGCACCGTCATCGACTTCGGGTGCGTGGCGCCGGCCGGGGCGTTCGTCGCCACGTTCGCCGCGCGCGGGGTGGCGGTGACGCTCCCCGAGGCCCGCGGGCCGATGGGGCTCCACAAGAAGGACCACCTCCGCGCGATGCTGCGGACCGAGAGCGTGGGCGCGAAGTGGCGGGCCGCGACCGGGCGCGAGTGGGCCGAAGCGGACGTGGTCGAGCTCTACCGGGACGTCACCCCGCGGCAGGTCGGGGCGGCGCAGACGTACAGCGCGCTCGTCCCCGGCGCGACCGAGGTGGTGGCGGCGTTGCGCCGAGCGGGAGTGAAGATCGCCGGGACGACGGGTTACTTCCACGAGGCCGCCGCTGTGGTCGCCGCCGCCGCGAAGAGCCAGGGCTACGCACCCGACTTCAACATCTGCGCCGACGACGTGCCCGCCGGGCGCCCGGCCCCGTGGATGGTCTTCCGGTGCATGGAGGCGCTGGGCGTGTACCCGCCGGCCGCGGTGCTGAAGGTGGGCGACACCGTGATCGACATCGAGGACGGCCGCAACGCGGGCTGCTGGAGCGTCGGCGTGGTCGATACGAGCAACGAAATGGGCCTGACCGAAGCCGAGTTCGCCGCGCTGCCGGACCCGGAAAAGGCCGTCCGGCGCCGGCTCATTACCGACCGGTATCTGGCGGCCGGCGCACACGGCGTCATCGGCACGTTGACCGAACTGCCCGGACTCGTGCGCTCGCTCAACGCCCGCCTGGCCAGCGGCGCGCGCCCCGGGTGAGTGCGGTTGTTCGTGGCACGGGCCGGAAGGTCTGGGCCTCATCGTTTCAACAGCGCGCTCTCAAGACACCGGCTGGAAGGCCCGTGCCACAAACAAAGAATACGGGCCGTCTCAACCAGAACGCCCCCGACGCCAGCTCGTCCCTATCATCTCTGGATGCCAACCGAATTCTGGACCTATGCGTTTCTCTGTGGCTCCGCGTTCCTCGCCGGGGCGATGAACTCCGTGGCGGGCGGCGGCACGCTCCTCACGTTCCCGGCGCTCACGGCGCTCGTCTCCCCGGCGGTGGCGAACGGCACCAGCACCTTCGCACTGTTGCCGGGATCGGTCGCGGGCGCGCTGGGGTACCGGAAGGAACTGCACGAGAGCCGGCGGTTCGTTCTGCGCATGCTGGCGCCGAGTATCGCGGGCGGGTTCCTCGGCGCCTGGCTCGTCGGCAAGAACCAGGACGCGTTCGCGCGGCTCGTGCCGTGGCTCATCCTCCTGGCCGCGGCGCTGTTCGTGGTCCAGGCGCCGCTCTCGAGGTGGGTGAAGCGGCGCGCGGCGGTTGAGGGGGTGCAACCGGAGCATCACGAGCCGAACTGGCAGACGCAGGCGCTGGTGATCGGCTTTCAGTTTCTTGTGGCGGTGTACGGCGGGTACTTCGGCGCGGGCATCGGGATCCTGATGCTCAGCGCGCTCGGCTTCATGGGCGTGGGCGACATCCACCGCATGAACGCGGTGAAGACGTGCCTGGCGGCGGCGATCAACGCCGCGAGCGTGGTCGTGTTCGTGCGCGACGAGCTGGTGCACTGGGGCTACGTGCTGCCGATGCTCGGGGCCGCGGTCCTCGGCGGCTACGCCGGGGCGCGGGTCGCGCGCCGGCTGCCCGCGAGCTACGTGCGCTACGCCGTGATCGCGATCGGCTTCGGCCTGGCCGCGTTCTACTTCCTCAAGACGTACGCACAGGCGTGACCGCCCGGACCGCGATTCGGGCCGCGCGTAGCGCGCGCAACACCCGCTCGGTGCCCCCGGTGCCGGCCAGCATCCCCGCGAGCATCCCGACCGTCATTCCCGCGAAGCTGGCCGCGACCGCGGCCGTCACGCTCGCGGTCGGAACCTGGGCGGCGCACCACCCGCCCGCGACCATACCGATCACCATGCCGACGTTTCCGCCGGTGTACATCGCGATCGTGTGATACCGGTTGGGCGCCGGGCACCGACCGAGCCACCGCATCGCGACGTTCGCGGCCGCCAGCATCCCGATCCACATCCACGGCTTCAGCGCGCCGTCGCGCACCGCATCGACGCAGTGGCAGCAACCGGCGTCGTGGAGCGGGGCGCAGCCGTTGTCGGCCCACCAGCCGAGTACCATGCCGAGGTTGCCGAGCGTGACCATGCCGACGCACATGTCCAGCCAGTGCGGGACCGCGACGCGGCGCCACAGGACCGCCCCGATCACGCCCGTGAGGACGAAGCCGCTCAGGACGAGCGCCGCGAGGGCGGGTTCACGAAGGGTCGCGAGCAGGAGCAGGAAGCCGGCGCCCTGAAGCGAGAGCGCGAGCCCGTGAACGATCGCTCGCCATGAGAGACCTTCGCGGCGAGGACGATCCGCCCGGCGAGCGGGGGGCGTAAGCCCCCCGAGTAAACGAAGAGCTAAATGAATATCTAAAAAACCAACTAAGCGACCAGCCGAGCGAATCGGACGCCCGAGCGCGTGCGGTTGCACCCGGCTCGGGTTCTCATCGGAGGTGTGCGGTTTCTCGGGGGGCTTACGCCCCCCGCTCGCCGGGGTGGTTCGTTGCGCGCGACTGTCGCCGACCCGCGTGGACGAAAGAACTAGCGTCAGGCTCGACACGACCATCAGCACCGCCGCCACAACCGGGTGCAGCACGCCGCTGGCAGCGAGCGCCATGCCCACCAGGTTGTAACACACCGCGCGGCGCAGGTTCCGGCGCACGGCCCGCACCGCGTCGCGGCTCAACTCGACCGCCCAGGGGAGCACGCGGAGGTCGCCGTGGTACAGCGTGACCGCGGCCGCGGTCACCGCGAGGTCGGTGCCGCTCGCCAGCGCCACGCCCCGTGCGCCGCCGCGAGGGCCGACGCGTCGTTGATCCCGTCCCCCACGTACAGCGGCTTCGCCCCGGCGGCCTTCGCCGCTTCCACCGCGGCCCGCTTGTCGTCCGGCAGCAGGCCGCCACGCGCCGACGGCAGCCCGAGCGCTCGGCCCGGCCGATGGCGTCGCCCGTCAGCACCTCCACCGGAAGGCCGAGGGCGTCGAATCGGGCCAGCGCCTCGGAAGAGGAATCGCGCAGGCGCTCCGCGACCGTCGCCACCGCCGCGAGTTCGCCATCGACGGCGACGTACACGACGCGCGCGCCGGGCGCGGGGGGCGTAAGCCCCCCGTTCGGAATACCGGGAACGAATTCGCGCGTGCCGATTTTGATCTCCTGCCGCGCCCCGCTCGCCTCCGTCAGTTCGGCCAGCACACCGCAACCGGGCACCGCGGTGAGAGCCGTCACACGGGGTTCGGAGCCCGGCGCGAACGGCCGCGGCAGGTCCGCGAACGGCTTCGCGATCGGGTGGGGGCTCTCCGCTTGTACCAGCGAGAGCCAGCCGAGGAGCGTGGCGCGATCGGCCCCGGCGCCGGTCGTCTCGATGTCCACGAGCGCGAAGCGGTCTTCGGTGAGCGTGCCGGTCTTGTCGAACATCACGCGGTCCACCGCCGCCAGGCGCTCGATCAGATCGCCCGAGCGGACGATCACCCCGCGCTCCGCGAGGCGCCCGAGCGCCGACCAGATCACGACCGGCGTCGCGAGCCCGATCACGCACGGGCACGCGACCAGCAGCACCGACATGGCGTTGAACAACCCGGCCTCCCACCCCGCGGCCGTGAGGAGCGTCCAGTACGCGAACGTGCTCAGCGCGGTGGCCACGACGAGCGGGAGGAACCACTGGCCGAGTTGATCGGCGCGGGCTTGCAGCGAGAGCGGCGACTCGCGCGCCGCCTCCACGGCGGCCAGGAGCCGGTCCACCTGGCGGTCGGTGCCGTCCGCGGTGGCGGTGATCCGAAACGCCGCGTCGCAACTCGCGGACCCGGCCAGGACGCGGTCCCCCGGTCGGCGCACCACCGCAAACGGTTCGCCGCTGACGACGGCCTCGGAGACGAACCCGACGCCGTCGCGGACCACGCCGTCCACCGCGATCAGCTCGCCCGGGTGGACGGACACCAGATCACCCCGGCGCACGTCGGCCACCGGCACCGTGCGCGTGTCCCCGGTCACGTCCACGAGCCGGCACCGGCCGAGCCGGTCGCCCCACGCGCGCGACACGGCCAGCGCCACAGCGCGGGAGCGGGCGCCGATCAGCTTGCCGAGCGTGTAAACGACGAGCAGGACCGACACGACCTCGAAGTAGATCTTCCCGCGGCCGGTGAGGTGCGCTTGCAGCGACGCCGCGAGCGCGCCGCCCATGGTGAGGAGGAACAGCGCCTCGATCGTGAGCCGGCCGCGGCGGAGTTCGGTCCACGCGGTCCGGACGAGCGGGCCGCCGAGCAGCAGCATGACGAGCACGGTGCCCGCGAAGATGCACCACTGCGTCAGCTCGCGGGCCGCGGGCGGAACGTCGTCGTGCAGGTTGAGCGCGAGCCCGAAAATCATCGACTGACCGACGACGAGGACCCCGATGCCGAGCCGCACGCCGGTCCCACCGAGCCTCCCGTTATCGGTGCCCGACGTGGAACACCCGCCCGTCTCGCACGCCAGTTCACCCCGTTCGAGGCACCCGAAACAGCAGTACACCGCGCCGCGGCGGCCGGCGTGCCCGCCCCCGGTAATCGGCCCGTTGCAGTGTGCGCAGGTGGACATGGTGAAGCGTCGGGCGAGTGTGTTGCGCCGCGCGGCGGCGAAGCCCGGAACGTAAACGCGATGAGAGGCCGCGCCCGTGTTGTCGGTCGCGGTCGAGCCGGAGCGCGGATGGCGCGACCTGGGACCGCGGGCGTCTCGCCCGCTCTTGGCGAAGAAGCGGGCGAGACGCCCGCGGTCCCAGGGACCAGCCACACATTCCGTCGCGCCGCTCGGTGTGCTACTTCTTCGGCGCGGCGGCGGAGGTGCCGGTGTCCGAATAGGTCAGCGGCAGTTTGAGCAGCTCGTCGTGGTTCACGGGCTGGGTGCCGTTCGGCTTGCGGGCGCCTTCCTTCGTGCGGGCCGCCTTCACCTCGTCGGCCGTGATCGTCGGCTTGGCGTTCTCCGGGTCGGCCTTGTTGCCCCAACTGTTGCGCACGTACGTCAGCACGCCCGCGATCTCGTGGTCCTTCAGCACGTTGCCCTGCTGGGGCATCACCGCACCGTTGTACGTGCGGCCCTTGACCGGGATCGGCCCGTTCAGGCCGTACAGCAGGATGCGGCTCAGCCGCGCCGCGGACGCCTGGTCGCCGGCCACCCACTCGGAGCCGTCCAGCGGCGGGATGTTCTGCGCCGGCTGCCCCTTGCCCTCCGGCCCGTGGCACGAGGCGCAGATGGTCTGGTACTTCTGCTCGCCGATCCGCTTGAGGTCGTCCACGGTGCGCGGGTTCGGTTCGACCACCGGCCCGGCCGGCGGGGGCACGTCCTTCAGGTCGGCGCGGTCGTACACGTCGCGGCGGAAGTCGGCGGAGTTGGCGCCGATGTAGTAGCCGCCCCAGGCGAGCAGCCCGCCGCACACCACCGCCACCCAGAACGGCACCGGCTCGAACCCGTCCCGCGGCTCGGCGTGCTCGCGCATGAGCATCTGGTGCATGCCCTGCACCGAGTCCGACCCGCCCGCGCCGGGCTCGTCGCCCCGCTCGTCGCCGGTGGTGTCGTCTCCCGCGGCGGTGAGCATCACCGGGTCGTTCATCTGGGTCATGAGCGCGCGGTGCATGTCCGTCACGGACTCCACCCCGGGCGCCGCGTCGCGGTTCGGCTCACTCATTCTTTCGCCTCCGGCAGCGGCACTTCGGCCTTGCGCAGCGCGAGCAGGTAGGCGACGAGCGCGTCCCCGTCGGCGTTCGGAACCACCTGGTACTCTTCTTCGGGCGTGGTGAGCCAGAAGTCGAGCAGGCGCTTCTTGCCCTCGGCCGTCTTGATGTCGATCGCCTCGGCCTGACCGGCGAGGATCGTGTCGCCGCGCTCCTTGAGGACCGCGTCCCACTCCGCGGCGGACGGGCGCCAGCGGTAGCCCGGGTCCACTGTCCACTCGCGGGCCAGCCCCAGTGCCTTGTCGCTCCGGGCGCCGACCACCCGCTCGCGGGTGTAGAAGAACGCGAACGACGGCATCACGCTCCAGGCGTTCGCGGACCGCGGGTTGAACATGTGCGTGTGGTGCCACGCCTCGGACGGGTTGCGGACGCCGATGTTGGCGAGGTCCGGCCCGGTCCGCATGGTGCCGAGCATCGTGGGGTTGTCGTAGATGTAGTCGCGCGACACCGTGCGGCGCTGGCCCCAGCTCCGCTTGATGTCCGCGCCGGTCTTCTGCTCGCCGGTGGCGTCCCACCAGTTACCGAACCGCGCGCTCCGCACCTGCTGGCTGTGGCAGTAC from the Frigoriglobus tundricola genome contains:
- a CDS encoding cbb3-type cytochrome c oxidase subunit II; its protein translation is MDRGMVIFLGALLTFSSSWLGLILLPFWQLRDEQPYKKDDGDEPYPRPLQGKALAGKKVYQNNGCMYCHSQQVRSARFGNWWDATGEQKTGADIKRSWGQRRTVSRDYIYDNPTMLGTMRTGPDLANIGVRNPSEAWHHTHMFNPRSANAWSVMPSFAFFYTRERVVGARSDKALGLAREWTVDPGYRWRPSAAEWDAVLKERGDTILAGQAEAIDIKTAEGKKRLLDFWLTTPEEEYQVVPNADGDALVAYLLALRKAEVPLPEAKE